The segment CCCCAAACGTTGAAACCCTCTTGGTCGCTGAGATTTTATGCGGTATTCCATGGGGTATTTTCCAGACATTGGCCGTCACCTATGCCTCCGAGGTCTGCCCTGTTGCCCTACGTGGGTATCTGACCACTTATGTCAACTTTTGCTGGGGACTTGGCCAGGAAATCGGCATCGGTGTCATTCGCGCTATGCTGAGCCGTGATGACGAATGGGCATACCGCATCCCATATGCTTTGCAATGGATGTGGCCGCTGCCCCTGTTTGTCGGCATATTCTTTGCGCCGGAAtcgccatggtggttggtgcgGAGGGGCAGGACTGAAGAGGCCAAGAAAGCGCTCCTTCGCCTTACCAGCCTCGACCGGGAAACAGATTTTGATGCCGACGAGACGATTGCCATGATGGTGCATACGACTGCTCTAGAAGAGAAGATTACTGCTGGAGCTTCGTATTGGGACTGTTTCAAGGGCGTTGATCTGCGAAGGACCGAAATTGTATGCATGACGTGGGCCATTCAAAACTTGAGCGGAAATTCATTTTCCAACTATTCGACTTACTTTCTGAAGCAAGCCGGCCTGTCAGACAGCGATGCATATTCTTTTGCTCTTGGTCAGTACGCCATCAACATGGTTGGCGTGTTTGGGGCATGGGGTTTGATGACGCTGGGTATCGGACGAAGGTCGCTCTACCTATATGGACTTTGCGGCCTCTGTACGATGCTGTTCATCCTTGGATTTCTCGGCCTTGTGCCTCACGACCACCGCCGAGCAGGGTCTCTAGCCACCGGCAGCATCATGATTGTTTGGGCACTCTTCTATCAATTGACGGTGGGAACCGTGTGCTATTCTCTTGTAACTGAGTTGTCGTCACGTAGACTCCAGATCAAGACAGTCGTGTTGGGGAGAAACCTTTAGTAAGTACCTATGTGCCTCATTCGAGCCCACGgactcctttttttttcaatctTGTGCTGGCTTTTGACATATTGCTCTCTTCATCCCGAGTCTCTCGGATTTTCCGCTAACTATGCCCTGCAGCAACATTGTTGGCATCATCAATAGCGTGCTGACACCGTATATGCTGAATCCGGGGGAATGGAACTGGAGCAATTACGCGGGCTTTTTTTGGGTAAGTGCAGTTGACACTCTCGTTTCGA is part of the Metarhizium brunneum chromosome 4, complete sequence genome and harbors:
- the MAL31_1 gene encoding Maltose permease MAL31 yields the protein MAVDRQDNGRPESAAVQPADVAPVAEDYGHDVLDPSKTHRTIIENARAAAAKEQGMTLWQGIKLYPKAVGWSVLISTCIAMEGYDISLVNNFYAFPQFTKKYGEYQPKSGTYEVTAPWQAGLSNGAMVGEIIGLFINGYVSERFGYRYTVMACLVMVTAFTAIFFTAPNVETLLVAEILCGIPWGIFQTLAVTYASEVCPVALRGYLTTYVNFCWGLGQEIGIGVIRAMLSRDDEWAYRIPYALQWMWPLPLFVGIFFAPESPWWLVRRGRTEEAKKALLRLTSLDRETDFDADETIAMMVHTTALEEKITAGASYWDCFKGVDLRRTEIVCMTWAIQNLSGNSFSNYSTYFLKQAGLSDSDAYSFALGQYAINMVGVFGAWGLMTLGIGRRSLYLYGLCGLCTMLFILGFLGLVPHDHRRAGSLATGSIMIVWALFYQLTVGTVCYSLVTELSSRRLQIKTVVLGRNLYNIVGIINSVLTPYMLNPGEWNWSNYAGFFWGAICFLCIVYTYFRIPEPRGRTFAELDVLFERRVPARKFASTEVDVFHETVEDKVLNRYENDVHHRQEKSGTLA